CTGTTTTGTCTTTTGCGTAGTCAAAAACAAGGCTTTTTGATTCTAGCAAATGCTTGATTTTGGCGTATAGCTCTTTAAATTCTTTGGTGGTGTAATCACTTGGAGCGACATTCCAATTAAAATCACTTTGGGAAAAAACGCTCATAATCTCGTGGTATTCTACAAATGCGATTTTGGCGCAATCAAACGCGCCCAAAAACGCAGGTGGCAAAAGATTTTCATACAAATCTGCCTTGCCAATGGTTAAAATTAGCTGGACAAAGGACTCATAAATATCGCTTTTATCCCCTGCTTTTGCCTCTGCCCAAAGGAATTGTAGCGACTCAAAAAGCGTGGCATTGCGATAGCTTATGCAAAAATCCACTTTGCCAAATGGCTCGCACGAAAACTCCGCAAAAAACTCTTTTGCTACGCGGGATTTTAGTGCTTCCTCGCTAAGATTTGTAGAGAAATATGAGCGCATTTGCTTCCTTAAGTTTTGTGATTTTGACTTTGCTTTTTGATTTTTGCCTGCTTTAGAATCGTTTGCCTTTGCTATATTTTTCCTCTATCTTTGCCATTGCTACCTTGCTTTTATCTGCCTTTATATGCCTACGCAAAAATCACTTGCCAAAATCTTAAATTCGCAAAATCTTAGATTTGTAATAGCTCATCTGTGAGAATCCAAAATTTACTTACAATGCCTAGCAACGCCTGCACAATGCCTACAAAATATAGCGCGACATATCAGCGTTTTCTACGAGGTTTGATAGTTTTTGCTCGATTAGGGCTTTAGTGATTTTTACTTTTGGATTTTCTTTGGCATACTCATCTGCGCTAAAGCTTATGTCCTCTAGCACGCGCTCTAGCACGGTGTGTAGCCGTCTAGCTCCTATGTCCTCTGTTTTCTGGTTTGCTAGGTAGGCAAAGTGTGCTAGGGCTTGCAAGGCTTGCTTGTCAAACTCTAGCTCCACTCCCTCTACGCTTAGTAGGTGTTGGTATTGAGTGATTAGGGAGTTTTTGGGCTGGGTTAGGATTTTTAGCATTGCTTCTTCGTTTAGGGCGTCTAGCTCCACGCGTATGGGAAATCTCCCCTGAAGCTCTGGAATCAAATCGCTTGGCTTACTTAGATGAAACGCTCCCGCTGCGACAAACAAAATATAATCTGTTTTTATGTTGCCAAATTTTGTGCCGACATTGCTCCCCTCAATGATAGGTAGCAAGTCGCGTTGCACGCCCTCTTTGCTTGGGTCGGTTTTTGAGTCTTTGCTAGAGGTAGCGATTTTGTCGATTTCATCGATAAATATCACACCGCTAGATTCTGCCCTTTTTAGCCCCTCTTGTTTGATTGCTTCCATATCAAGTGAGTTTTCCTCCGCTTCGGCTTTTAGGGCTTCTTTTGCTTCTTTTATGGTGAGTGTTTTTTTGATACTTTCGCTTCGGTTTAGCACTTTGATTATGGATTCTTGCACTTTGATTATGTCTGGGGGCATACCATTTTCTAAGTCGTTTAGCTCGCCTCTTTTGGTGATTTCTATGTCGATTTTTAGATGGTCATTTTCGCCTTTGATGACTTTTTGGCGCATTTTTGCGAAACTTATCTCATACTCGCGCTTTTTGTCCTCGCTTACGCTACTAGGGAGTGGTGGGAGGAGTGAGCGCGTGATTTTATCCACGATATAATCAGCGATTTGTTGCTCATTTTTGCTTTGGTATTCTTTTTGGACAAGTGCGACACTAGCATTTACCAAATCCCGCACCATAGATTCTACATCGCGCCCTACAAAGCCCACTTCGGTGTATTTGCTTGCTTCTACTTTGACAAATGGCAAGTGCATTACCTTTGCCATTCGCCGTGCGATTTCTGTTTTGCCTACACCTGTTGAGCCTATCATTAGGATATTTTTGGGCGTGATTTCTTCTTGGATTTCTTTTGGGAGTTTCATTCGGCGGTAGCGATTTCTTAGCGCGATAGCTATTGCCTTTTTTGCTTCACTTTGCCCGATTATGTATTCATCTAGAAAATCTACTATTTGCTTAGGTGTCATTTGCTTGATATGTTCGTTGTTTGTGTTGTTTGTTTGAGTTGATTCATTTGTCATTTTCTAGCTCCAAAATCTTAATATTATCATTTGTGTAGATACACAGCTCGCTAGCGATTTTTAGGGATTCTTGCACTAGGAGCTTTGGCTCTATGCTGGCGTGTCTATCAAGTGCTCTAGCCGCGCTTAGCGCGTAGTTGCCACCGCTACCGATAGCTGCGATTTTGTTATCTTGTGGCTCTAGCACATCGCCACTACCGCTTAGGATATAGATTTTTTGTGTGTTTAGCACTATCATCATCGCTTCAAGTTTGCGCAAGTATTTATCGCTTCGCCATAGCTTTGCAAACTCCACCACAGAGCGCACCAAATCCCCCTTTTTGCCCTCCAAGATTCTCTCAAAGCTCTCAAATAGGCTAAACGCATCGGCTGTGCTTCCTGCAAATCCGCTCAAAATCTGCCCATTATAAAGCGTGCGGATTTTGGTGGCATTGCCTTTTAGCACGCAGTTGCCAAAGCTCACTTGCCCATCGCCACCGATGATTGCGTGGATTTTGCCATTATACTCGCCAAGATAGCCTAGTATTGTTGTCGCGCGAAACATTTTATTCCTTTTGTTTTTAGATTTTGGTTTGTGCTTTTTGCACCACTACATTACTTGTATCATTTTGTGCTTGTGCTATTGCTCTATGATTTGGAGTTTTAGCTTTGCATTTACGCCCTCTCCTAGCTTGACTTCCACGACAAAATCCCCGACTTGCTTTAAGGGGTTTTTGATTTCTATGTGTTTTTTGTCTATTTCTATGCGGTGCTGTTTTGCTAGGGTTTGGGCGATTTCATCTTTTGTGATAGAGCCAAAGAGTGCGCCATTATTTGCCTTTTTGGCTATGGTGAGTTTGACTTCTTCTAGGGCGTTTGCTAGCTGCTTTCGCTCGGCAGATTCTAGGGCTTTTGCTTCGGCTAGGTTTTTTTGCTCGGCTTTGTATTTGTTTATCACTTCGTTTGTGGCGGGCTTTGCTTTGCCTTTTGCGATTAGGAAGTTTTGTCCATAGCCGTCTTTGACTTCGTGGATTTCGCCTTTTTTGCCAAGTCCTTTTATGTCTTCTAGGAGTAGGATTTTCATTTTTGTCCTTTATGGTGTTAGGTTTTGGTGGCTAGATTTGCAAAAGGTGTTTTTGCAGTGCTTTTGTTTGTCTAGTGTTGGGATTTGGAGTTGATAATTTTACCAAAAGTCTTATAAATAGAAGCCTTAAGATTTTGCAAACAAACGCAATAACGCACAATAGCACAAAGAGGTTTTATGCTGTTTAATAAAAAACTAAATCTACTTAACTACAACGAGCGCAATCTATTTAGTGTCGATTCTAATGGGGAGTTTGATTCTAGAGAGAGTGAGGAGTTTTTAATCTTTGATGGATACAAAATCCACCTCAAAAAAAAGCCCAAATCACAAAATTTGCGTATTTGTATCGGGCTGCCAAGTAAGAAAAAATGGCAAAAAAGCGTGATAAAAATAGAGGTAAGCCACCCACCAAAAGCAAAGCCAAAAGACATAATGGACTTTTGCCAAAAGCACAAAGAATGGATAGCTAAAACTTGTGCGAGATATGAAGCCCAGATAGCAAAGACAGATGAGCTACTTCACTCACACGGAGGCAAAATCTTGCTTTTTGGGGAATGGATAGAGGAGCAAAGCCTAGCACCAATAGCACAAGACTTTTTAGCCCAAATGCACAAAAGCGATTTCGCTTCAAATCCTACTCTAAATCTCGCTCCAAGTCCTGCCACAAAGCCACCCAAACTAAAAACCACAAAACAAATGCTTAGCTTTATCCTGCTGTGTCATATAAAAGAGCGCGCACAAGCACTTGCTAGGCAAATGCAGCTAGAATATAGCAAAGTCGCTGTGAGAGAGACATTTACGCGCTTTGGGAGCTGCACGCAAAATCGCCTAAGTTTCTCGCTTTTGCTTATCTGTGCTAGCAAGCCACAGATAGACTATGTGATAATTCACGAGCTAGCTCATATCGTTCATAAAAACCACTCGCACAGGTTTTGGAATCTAGTAGAAAAGCACTGCAAAGAGTGGAGGGCTTTGCGAAAATCACTGCAAAATGAATACTCTTTGTTTCGCTTGGTGCTTGAAAATCTGTAAAAATCTGTAAAAAAAATCCGTGAGAAATCTTGCGGAAATTTTTACGCAAAAATTTTTTCGCAAAAATCACACCAAAATTTTGCAAAAAAGTTTAAAAAATTGCGCAAAATCAAATCGCATTTTTGTAGAAATTAGAATCTGCATAAATCTATGTAGAAGTAAAATCAATGTTTATGGTAAAATTTTAGTGCAAGCGATTTTTAGGCATTTGGTTACGATTTTGCACATTTGGGTAGAAAACTTCACAAAAAGTTAAACAAAAATTTACTTAAATAGCAAAATCGTGTTATTCTAGCTTATGCAGAATGAAGCTAGATTCTGTAAATTTACTTGAAAAAGGATACAAAATGGGAACAATCACTCTCACCAACAACGAAACCAAGCAAAGCTATGATTTTGACCTCATAGAGTGCACTCGCGGACCAAAAGCGATAAATTTCTCCAAACTTTTTGAGACTACGGGGATATTTTCTTATGACCCGGGCTATGGTAGCACAGCGGGCTGCACCTCTACTATCAGCTATGTAAATGGCAAGGACGGCGAGCTACTTTATCGTGGGCAAGCCAT
This genomic stretch from Helicobacter macacae MIT 99-5501 harbors:
- the rplI gene encoding 50S ribosomal protein L9 translates to MKILLLEDIKGLGKKGEIHEVKDGYGQNFLIAKGKAKPATNEVINKYKAEQKNLAEAKALESAERKQLANALEEVKLTIAKKANNGALFGSITKDEIAQTLAKQHRIEIDKKHIEIKNPLKQVGDFVVEVKLGEGVNAKLKLQIIEQ
- a CDS encoding M48 family metallopeptidase codes for the protein MLFNKKLNLLNYNERNLFSVDSNGEFDSRESEEFLIFDGYKIHLKKKPKSQNLRICIGLPSKKKWQKSVIKIEVSHPPKAKPKDIMDFCQKHKEWIAKTCARYEAQIAKTDELLHSHGGKILLFGEWIEEQSLAPIAQDFLAQMHKSDFASNPTLNLAPSPATKPPKLKTTKQMLSFILLCHIKERAQALARQMQLEYSKVAVRETFTRFGSCTQNRLSFSLLLICASKPQIDYVIIHELAHIVHKNHSHRFWNLVEKHCKEWRALRKSLQNEYSLFRLVLENL
- the hslV gene encoding ATP-dependent protease subunit HslV; translation: MFRATTILGYLGEYNGKIHAIIGGDGQVSFGNCVLKGNATKIRTLYNGQILSGFAGSTADAFSLFESFERILEGKKGDLVRSVVEFAKLWRSDKYLRKLEAMMIVLNTQKIYILSGSGDVLEPQDNKIAAIGSGGNYALSAARALDRHASIEPKLLVQESLKIASELCIYTNDNIKILELENDK
- the hslU gene encoding HslU--HslV peptidase ATPase subunit, which codes for MTPKQIVDFLDEYIIGQSEAKKAIAIALRNRYRRMKLPKEIQEEITPKNILMIGSTGVGKTEIARRMAKVMHLPFVKVEASKYTEVGFVGRDVESMVRDLVNASVALVQKEYQSKNEQQIADYIVDKITRSLLPPLPSSVSEDKKREYEISFAKMRQKVIKGENDHLKIDIEITKRGELNDLENGMPPDIIKVQESIIKVLNRSESIKKTLTIKEAKEALKAEAEENSLDMEAIKQEGLKRAESSGVIFIDEIDKIATSSKDSKTDPSKEGVQRDLLPIIEGSNVGTKFGNIKTDYILFVAAGAFHLSKPSDLIPELQGRFPIRVELDALNEEAMLKILTQPKNSLITQYQHLLSVEGVELEFDKQALQALAHFAYLANQKTEDIGARRLHTVLERVLEDISFSADEYAKENPKVKITKALIEQKLSNLVENADMSRYIL